A part of Acidimicrobiales bacterium genomic DNA contains:
- a CDS encoding ABC transporter substrate-binding protein — MAAACSSSSQSSSGSGKTYTVGILTDVTGLASSGNKTSVQGVQAGTVLAHRNGYTIKYVVGDTGTSPSGVLTAAQKLVQQDHVLAVVAVGALTFSAAPFLTAQGVPVVGAAEDGPEWTTSKNMFPVYGYIDTTLVSTGAGQYFKMQGATNVGTLGYSISPTSAENAKGTAMSAQAVGLSAGYVNANFPFGSTNVEPVALAMKSAGVDGMYASVDPNTGFALISALRQSGDNPKVALLPTGYGGDLQQAGPTAQQIAQNVSFISLFEPVEMRTAATMQFQSDLKSVGVTGDPTYAEYAGYASVALLVQALQGAGSAPSQSALVKALSGITSFNAAGLLGSHPINLNQRTGSAGPDNCGWYTKYSGSTFQLVPGAVPLCGSVVPGKRVSPSS, encoded by the coding sequence ATGGCGGCAGCCTGTAGCTCGTCGAGCCAGAGCTCGAGCGGCAGTGGCAAGACCTACACGGTGGGCATCCTCACCGATGTCACTGGGCTCGCCTCGTCCGGGAACAAGACGAGCGTGCAGGGGGTCCAGGCCGGGACCGTGCTGGCGCACCGGAACGGGTACACCATCAAGTACGTCGTGGGTGACACCGGGACGTCTCCCTCCGGCGTCCTCACCGCGGCGCAGAAGCTGGTGCAACAGGACCACGTCCTCGCGGTGGTCGCCGTCGGCGCCCTTACCTTCTCCGCCGCGCCCTTCCTGACGGCCCAGGGCGTCCCTGTCGTCGGCGCCGCAGAGGACGGACCCGAGTGGACCACGTCCAAGAACATGTTCCCTGTATATGGGTACATCGACACGACCCTCGTCTCGACGGGGGCTGGTCAGTACTTCAAGATGCAAGGCGCCACCAACGTGGGGACGCTCGGCTACAGCATCTCACCGACCTCGGCCGAGAACGCCAAGGGGACGGCGATGTCGGCCCAGGCTGTCGGGCTGAGTGCCGGCTACGTCAACGCCAACTTTCCCTTCGGGAGCACGAATGTGGAGCCGGTTGCCCTGGCAATGAAGTCGGCCGGGGTGGACGGAATGTACGCGTCCGTCGATCCGAACACCGGCTTCGCCCTGATCAGTGCTCTCAGGCAGTCGGGTGACAACCCGAAGGTCGCGCTGCTGCCCACCGGCTACGGCGGCGACCTCCAGCAGGCCGGTCCGACTGCGCAGCAGATCGCGCAGAATGTCTCCTTCATCTCCTTGTTCGAACCGGTCGAGATGCGCACGGCGGCCACGATGCAGTTCCAGAGTGACCTCAAGAGCGTCGGCGTCACCGGAGATCCGACCTACGCCGAGTACGCGGGATACGCCTCGGTCGCCCTGCTGGTCCAGGCCCTCCAGGGCGCCGGCTCGGCTCCGAGCCAGTCGGCGCTCGTCAAGGCCCTGTCCGGCATCACCAGCTTCAACGCCGCGGGCCTGCTCGGCAGCCACCCGATCAATCTCAACCAGCGAACCGGGTCCGCGGGGCCCGACAACTGTGGCTGGTACACCAAGTACTCCGGCTCGACGTTCCAGCTGGTCCCCGGGGCGGTGCCGCTCTGTGGCAGCGTCGTTCCTGGCAAGAGGGTCTCGCCCTCCAGCTGA
- a CDS encoding PhzF family phenazine biosynthesis protein, which translates to DDMVLIVVDAFTDRAFSGNPAAIAIVDEFPTEARMQAVASEMNLSETAFVLPRGHDRYELRWFTPAVEVDLCGHATLAAAHVLGGHAVFSTRSGLLSCEVTDGWIEMSFPARYPVERSLTALPAGLPSPSWTGIAGDDWLVELQRARDVIDLQPDQASIAALGRRALIVTARADPATDADIVSRVFAPNAGIPEDPVTGSAHCALAPYWAPRVGRGELVGLQASKRGGTVRMRLSGDRVILGGHAVTVSEVKLFA; encoded by the coding sequence GATGACATGGTGTTGATCGTCGTCGACGCCTTCACTGACCGCGCCTTCTCGGGCAACCCGGCTGCGATCGCGATCGTGGACGAGTTTCCGACCGAGGCGCGAATGCAAGCTGTCGCGAGCGAGATGAATCTGTCAGAGACGGCCTTCGTCCTGCCTCGTGGCCATGACCGGTATGAGCTGCGCTGGTTTACGCCCGCGGTCGAGGTGGACCTCTGCGGTCATGCGACGCTGGCGGCAGCACACGTCCTTGGCGGTCACGCCGTGTTCAGCACCAGGTCAGGACTCCTGAGCTGTGAGGTGACTGATGGCTGGATCGAGATGAGCTTCCCGGCGCGGTATCCCGTGGAGCGATCCCTTACCGCACTTCCGGCAGGGCTCCCGTCGCCAAGCTGGACCGGGATCGCGGGGGACGACTGGCTCGTCGAGCTGCAGCGGGCCCGAGATGTCATCGATCTCCAGCCCGATCAAGCGAGCATCGCCGCCCTCGGCCGGCGCGCGCTCATCGTCACTGCCCGAGCGGACCCAGCTACCGACGCCGACATCGTGAGCCGCGTGTTCGCGCCGAACGCCGGCATCCCCGAAGATCCGGTGACCGGCTCCGCCCATTGCGCACTTGCTCCCTACTGGGCTCCTCGTGTCGGACGCGGCGAGCTCGTCGGCCTTCAAGCATCCAAACGAGGTGGGACCGTCCGCATGCGCCTCAGCGGCGACCGCGTGATCCTGGGAGGGCATGCCGTTACCGTGTCCGAGGTGAAGCTGTTCGCCTGA
- a CDS encoding SRPBCC domain-containing protein has translation MAEPLGTRMDSAQVILESDPYRRLAYNWHTFTPEWAAQVGLDDATAASWRAEPRSRVAFEIEDVGNGVVKLTVTHDGFAPGSPVLPNISQGWPAVLSSLKTLLETGSTLHTA, from the coding sequence GTGGCCGAGCCGCTGGGTACACGTATGGACTCGGCACAGGTCATCCTCGAGTCCGATCCCTACCGCAGGCTTGCCTACAACTGGCACACCTTCACGCCCGAGTGGGCCGCCCAAGTTGGCCTCGACGACGCCACTGCCGCGTCGTGGCGGGCCGAGCCCCGCTCGAGGGTGGCCTTCGAGATCGAAGACGTCGGGAATGGCGTGGTCAAGCTCACGGTCACCCACGACGGCTTCGCGCCGGGTAGCCCCGTCCTCCCCAACATCTCGCAAGGGTGGCCCGCCGTCCTGTCCAGCCTGAAGACCCTCCTCGAGACCGGGTCGACCTTGCACACGGCGTAG
- a CDS encoding VOC family protein, whose translation MSAGTPRTGYHTVTPRLVVSDVPAQVDFLRQVFDAAGEPEPGRPAEVRIGDSLIMISATTERDPFPGFLYIYVDDADRAYDLALQAGATSLESPVDTPYGDRRVMVRDPFGNVFQIAHQLE comes from the coding sequence ATGAGCGCAGGAACCCCACGGACTGGTTACCACACAGTGACTCCACGACTCGTAGTGAGCGACGTGCCGGCGCAGGTCGATTTCCTTCGCCAGGTGTTCGACGCCGCCGGCGAGCCTGAACCCGGTCGACCAGCTGAGGTCCGGATCGGCGACTCACTCATCATGATCTCTGCGACGACCGAGCGCGATCCGTTCCCCGGCTTCCTGTACATCTACGTCGACGACGCTGATCGCGCCTACGATCTCGCTCTCCAGGCTGGCGCCACATCGCTCGAATCACCTGTTGACACCCCCTACGGCGATCGGCGGGTTATGGTGCGCGACCCCTTCGGGAATGTGTTCCAAATCGCTCACCAGCTCGAGTGA
- a CDS encoding AAA family ATPase, whose amino-acid sequence MGRLVVITGPPGAGKSTVAQLLADRAHPSVLVDGDAFFGFLASGAIEPWLADASAQNEVVIQAAASAAGIYAAGGYMTVYDGVVGPWFLPTFLAASRLEQLDYVILLPDIERCVRRVDSRRGHGFRDEAATRKMHFEFTSAQIDERHVLQNPPDDLDRVASLVEEASRQGVLAYPEV is encoded by the coding sequence GTGGGAAGGCTGGTTGTTATCACGGGCCCGCCGGGTGCCGGGAAGTCGACGGTGGCTCAGTTGCTCGCGGATCGAGCGCACCCGAGCGTGCTCGTCGATGGCGATGCCTTCTTCGGATTCCTCGCAAGCGGCGCGATCGAACCGTGGCTGGCGGACGCGAGCGCGCAGAACGAGGTAGTGATCCAGGCTGCCGCCTCCGCCGCTGGCATATATGCCGCTGGTGGATATATGACCGTCTATGACGGCGTGGTGGGGCCGTGGTTCCTTCCTACCTTCCTTGCCGCAAGCAGGTTGGAGCAGTTGGACTACGTCATCCTGCTCCCGGACATCGAACGTTGCGTACGGCGTGTCGACAGTCGTCGGGGGCACGGTTTCCGCGACGAAGCTGCTACCCGCAAGATGCACTTCGAGTTCACCAGTGCCCAGATAGATGAGCGTCACGTGCTACAGAACCCGCCGGACGACCTTGACCGAGTGGCCTCGCTCGTGGAGGAAGCAAGTCGACAGGGAGTGCTCGCATACCCCGAGGTGTGA
- a CDS encoding pyridoxamine 5'-phosphate oxidase family protein, protein MTDLAMFEELVPLDHGLSVVVTRRADQTPHTAVVNAGVLPHPVTADRSVAFVAGGGTRKLVHLRADPTIAVVVRAGWRWATVEGRAQLFGPDDPDPELDDERLRLVLREIFSAAGGTHDDWAAYDQTMRAERRAAVFVSPTRVYSNPT, encoded by the coding sequence ATGACCGACCTCGCAATGTTCGAAGAACTGGTGCCGCTCGACCACGGCCTCAGTGTGGTCGTTACCCGCCGCGCGGATCAGACCCCACATACGGCGGTCGTAAATGCCGGCGTCCTTCCCCATCCGGTGACAGCCGACCGCAGCGTCGCGTTCGTCGCTGGGGGAGGCACCCGCAAGCTCGTCCATCTGCGCGCCGACCCCACGATCGCAGTCGTTGTCCGAGCCGGCTGGCGGTGGGCCACGGTGGAAGGCCGCGCCCAACTGTTTGGACCCGACGACCCCGACCCCGAACTAGACGACGAGCGACTCCGGCTCGTGCTTCGCGAGATCTTCAGCGCAGCAGGAGGGACCCACGACGACTGGGCCGCCTACGACCAAACGATGCGCGCGGAGCGTCGCGCGGCCGTCTTCGTGTCTCCCACTCGCGTCTACTCAAACCCGACATGA